The genomic interval TACGATGTCGCCGGAGAATACTCTACGCTTCTCAAGGTCAGGGCAAAAAGCAAGGAAGACCTGGCACGCATCCTGGACGACATTGGCAAGATCGATGGAGTCGAAAGCACCAAGACAATGTATGTTTTAAGAGTTATAAAGGAAGACCCGAGAGTCCAAGTAGATTAGACAGCCTTCGCCGGAAATCTGGAGACGATTAAAACAATCTTTTTAAGTTTTTGAGTTTATCTAACCTCTGGGGGCCGTAGTCCAGCCTGGAAGGATGCCTGGCACCAATGGATGCAGGAATCGGGATCTCGAGACGAGAGCCCAGGTGGTCCGGGGTTCAAATCCCCGCGGCCCCACCAACTTATTTTCCAAAAAACCTGAGAGAAAGAAAGATTTTTATTTGGGGCAATAAGGAGCATCTAGGTGTCTTGATGCCAACTTGGCGATACTCAGTGGAGCTTGACCCCGAGAAAACTGTTAAGGCGTCTTTGCGAGACGTGAGCATGTCCTATAAATTCACTGTGGAGACTCTTCGCTTGATTAAGGGGAAAAGTATTGGAGAAGCAAAAAAGATCCTAGAGGAAATAATCAACATGAAGAGGGCTGTTCCGCTTAGGCGCTATAAAAAGAAGGTAGGCCATAAGTCGACTGTTTCTGGTCCCGGGCGCTATCCAGTGAAAGTTGCTAAGAACCTGTTGAAGTTGCTGGATAACTTGGAAAACAATGCGGAGTTTAAGGGGCTAAATGTTGAAAATGTACGCATTGTTCATGCGGCTGCACATAAGGGAATGAAGATACGGAATTATCTCCCAAGGGCTTTTGGGCGTGCAACGCCTTATTATGATCAGCTTGTTCATGTAGAAGTTATAGGTGAAGAAGTAAGCTAGGTGGTCAAATGTCCAGCCTTGCACGTAAATATGTAAATCAAGGCCTCCAATACATGATGCTTAACGAGTACCTGCAACGTCAGCTTGCACGTGCAAACTATGTGCATGCACAGTTCTTTAAGACCCCGATAGGCACCAAAGTCATTGTATATGCTGGTATTCCTGGACTCGTTATCGGAAGAAAAGGAGCCAACATAAAGGCACTCTCTGACGTTCTAGAAAAAGAATATGGACTGGAGAACCCACAGATAGACGTCGTCGAGGTTCCCAATCAGGATCTCAATGCGAAAATAATGGCATACCGCGTTGCACGTGCACTTGTAAGAGGAGTCAGGTTCCGTAGAGCGGCGATGATAGCCCTAAACAGGATAATGGCGGCGGGTGCAAGGGGCGCCGAAATA from Thermofilum adornatum carries:
- a CDS encoding 50S ribosomal protein L22, coding for MPTWRYSVELDPEKTVKASLRDVSMSYKFTVETLRLIKGKSIGEAKKILEEIINMKRAVPLRRYKKKVGHKSTVSGPGRYPVKVAKNLLKLLDNLENNAEFKGLNVENVRIVHAAAHKGMKIRNYLPRAFGRATPYYDQLVHVEVIGEEVS
- a CDS encoding 30S ribosomal protein S3, whose amino-acid sequence is MSSLARKYVNQGLQYMMLNEYLQRQLARANYVHAQFFKTPIGTKVIVYAGIPGLVIGRKGANIKALSDVLEKEYGLENPQIDVVEVPNQDLNAKIMAYRVARALVRGVRFRRAAMIALNRIMAAGARGAEIIISGKLTSERHRTERFTRGYVPKSGEPGEELVDEAVVHVLLKLGMYGVKVRIMKPARMPDMILVRSQVPQGGEA